TGGGAATCGGGTGCAGTCAACTCCCACAATGTGGCATGGGGAACGGGGAACAGTGTGGGTTCAGGAGGGGTTCAGAGAGCCTGGGGAAGCGCTTCTTCTAACACTGGCACTAACTTATCCAATGGGGAATGGAACAACCTGCCGAATAGTCAGCATTCCAGTGATGGCATGAATGGGAACGGCAATAGGAAGGGAACAAATGGATGGAAGTCCCTTGAGGACGATGCTCTTTGTGGTCAGAATTCTGTGATTTCCCAAGTGAATGAGCAGAACAGTGTATGGGGCAAATCTACAGCTACTAATGCGGAAAGTGAGGGTAGCACAGAAAGCACTGGAAGTCAAAATGAGAAAATGAGAGGGGATGAACAAAGGGGTCGTGACAGGAGAAAAGCTGACCCACAAGGGTTAATCCAGAATACTTCGAACAGACCGGACTTGGACCCCTGTGTCCTTTCCAACACTGGTTGGGGTCAGACTGTGATCAGacagcacactgcctgggatataGAAGCTTCAATGGAAATTGAGAAAAAGACTGACATTGGAACAGAGGCCTGGGGAGGCTGCGTTTCCCAGACTTCTAACtcaggggggtggggggatggGCCTAGCCCAAACTGCAATGATACCTCATCAGTATCTGGGTGGGCCAATCAGAAGCCTGCCACAGGGTGGGGAGACACCAAAGGCTCCAACAGCCAAGGGGGGTGGGATGAGAATTCTGCTTCTACAGGAGTGGTCAAGAGCAATCAATCGTGGGGAAGTAGCAAAGAAGATAAGTCTTCTGCATGGAATGATGCACAAAAGGTCAAACAGGGATGGATGGAAGGACAGAAATCAAAGCAAGGCTGGGGAGTTTCATCTCGAGGTGAGGAGTGGGGGGAAGCTCCAAGAGCTAACCAATGGGGTGAGCCTCAGAAATCGGGTTCTGGTGGCTGGGATAGCGACAGTGATAGATCAGTTTCTGGCTGGAGTGAACCAGGTAGATCTGGTTCTGGTACTAATacatggggggggggaggaggaggaggaggtggcagTAACAATCCAAACCCAAGCAGTGCTTCAGGTTGGGGAGAACAGTCAAAGACTAATAACCAGCCCCAAGGCTGGGGAGAACCGTCAAAGACTAATAACCAGTCTCAAGGTTGGGGAGAGCAGTCAAAGACTAACCAGCCCCAAGGTTGGGGAGAGCCGTCAAAGACTAACCAGCCCCAAGGCTGGGGAGAACCGTCAAAGACTAATAACCCACCCCAAAGCTGGGGAGAACCGTCAAAGACTAATAACCCGCCCCAAGGTTGGGGAGAGCAGTCAAAGACTAATAACCAGTCCCAAGGTTGGGGAGGACAGTCAAAGGCTAACCAGCCCCAAGGTTGGGGAGAGCAGTCAAAGGCTAACCAGCCCCAAGGCTGGGGAGAACCGTCAAATACTAATAATCCACCCCAAGGTTGGGGAGAGCAGTCAAAGACAAATAACCAGTCCCAAGGTTGGGGAGGACAGTCAAAGACTAATAACCAGTCCCAAGGTTGGGGTGAACCTTCAAAGCCAAGTAATTCCCCTGATTGGAACAAACCACAGGATGTCAGTGGTGGATCATTGTCTTGGGGAGGAGCTCTGTCTTCATCTTCATCTGCCACCAGTAAACCTGCAGGCTGGATAAATGGACCAGTGCCAGCCTCACCAAAGGAGGAAGAGCCGACAGGCTGGGAGGAACCGTCGCCGGAGTCTATCAGGCGCAAAATGGAAATTGACGACGGAACCTCTGCTTGGGGAGatccaaacaaatacaaatacaaaaatgtaaacatgtggAATAAAAATGTTGCGAATGGTAGCAGTGGATCTGAGCAGGAAGCACAAGTACAACAGCAGTACCTGCCGCAACCACCGCCAAGTGCCATGCCGAACAAAGAAAACAGTGGTGGCCCCGGTAAGTTGATTAGTTatcttttacatttgtttttcttttttacatataGGATATTTGACAATGAGTTATTGATGCATTCTTGGTACTGCTTTATTTAGTTAGTAAAGAGATGCCCACGGTACTGCTGGGGGATCTCTGTTTACTTTAAACCACCATACTTTGTATCATATTATGCTTTTTACTGTGTAGTTTAGAAGTGTTTGGTAGTTAAAATACATGGAATAATACTCTCTCTTTTGAGAGCAGCTTTGTCACATTTATATTGAAGGCCAGTCTGCACAGTTAgcatttaaatgtgaaaaaatagGTGTTACCAAACGACTGCTGCAACAGGAGTAGCAGAAAACGATTTACGTAGAGGGATATTTAAAGAGAGAATTTGAAGCATGAGGTGGAAGGTGTAATGACATAAATATCTGgtggaaaattacatttaaatataggtCTTGCATTTGTGTAAACAAACCCTGTATAGAGATTACTGATGTAATCAGCCTAGTTTATAAAGCTCTGGTGCTATTGTTAGGATTGTGCAGTAGTGATTTCGAAAGTATTGTCAAACTTGATTGAAACAGGTGATATACAGTAATTTAGTCCATTGAGACCAAGTCACTAGAAGCATTAGAGGGAGGGGTGTAGATggagtacatttatttatttttgttctggaAAGATTCATATGTTTGTGTGTCATCATAGATGGACACAATTGGCTTTTCTTTACTTAAATAAAATACTATGTTTCCAGAAAAAGAACTGGATAAAACAATGGGCCTAAACTTTAATTTGTCAGTCCTTTCTCAAAAGGATTGGAAACATCTTTAAATGCTTAAACCCAGTGTGCgtttttatatgtttttgcttttatttaatttccCAAAACTGAAAATCTACTGTAATACCAAACCTCAGCAGATTTATTTTTGAAGGCTTTTTTGGTACATGCGCACTCAAAAGAAATTCAGGGCCTAAAGTAGCTTAGCTTACAATGTTAGGCAGCTTGAAACTGTTAGAACTACATTcagacagttttatttattttattttataaattaccAAAGGATGGGGAGAGCCTTATGGTGTTCAGCCGAAGTCTGAATCATCTTGGGGAGAGCCGTCCGTTCCACCTACCACTGTAGACAATGGAACGTCTGCATGGGGCAAACCCATGGACACTGGTAACAGCTGGGGAGAGCCTGGTAATGAGACCACTGGCTGGAGTAACACTCCAGTCGGGCAACAGCCTCAAAATAAACCCGGTAAGGCAGCCAGAGTCCATTCAATcattcatttcttttattttatttatttatttttttcctctgaaaTGTGGTGGTAGTGTTTGTGGTGGTACGAAATGTGTGCATTtccaaaaacagaaatgtaataacTTGTTACTTAAACTCTACAGGTTAGTTGCGTTTTGTTAAGGGAAGCACCTTTGGATTATGTGAAGGGGATCTGTGCtcaaagtactgaattatttcatttttttgtttgtctggcGTATTTTGAAGTGGTTAATTTTGCCCGTACATGTGTCTGAAACCTGCTGTTCTGGTATAGCACTGGTAGCAGCACAAAAAATTGGTTTAATACTTGACCTGTGAGATTTCTTCGCAGTATTAACCCTTtttgtttattactgttttattttggtgtttttatttacTAGGACCCAAACCTATGCAAGATGGCTGGTGTGGTGATGAAATGTCAATGCCAGGGACTCGTCATCCCagctgggaggaggaggaggacgtgGAGATTGGAATGTGGAACAGTAACCCTTCACAGGAGATGAACCAGCCTTCAAACTGGCCACCTTACATGAAGAAAATGCCTCCAAAGGTAGACTTTCCACAGGTCTCCAGTTTGCATGTCCGGTCAATATTTTATAGCATAAGCATTcttattttaaagttatttagaTATCTCCAGAAACTGGGGATATATAGAAGTGCCTTTAGGTATGCATGTCCCAATTCTAGGTCTAGCCCATCCAATCTGATCAGACATTATTTACAAGCGGTTATTGAGAGGAATAGTTAGGTGTCTGAATGTATCAAATCTGACGtacacagatttcattttttatacatACACAGTGGATGTTGGTCGTGGCAATCCTGATAGCTTTCATTTTGTATTGCACAAATTAAGTCCATTACTTCAATTCatgtaatgtgttgttttttaggGCATAATAAAAGGAGGCAACAAACAGGATGATGCATGGATGAATCAGTTTGTGAAGCAGTTTTCTAATATTGGATTCTCTGTAAGTATAAAACCATTTCATGTTGTGTGTGGTCATTATGCTGCACACatgaacaaattaaataataatcatttcttTTAGAGGGATTCTTCTGAAGAAGCCCTAAAGAGCAATAAGATGGACATGTCTGGAGGTATGTTTTTGTTTACCTAATCTTAATAAAATTAATGAATTTTCACAGTGTTTTTATCTAACATCAATCCCTGCCTCTCCTGCAGGAATGTTGCAAGACAAGAGAATGGACATGGATAAGCATGGCCTAAATGCCGGAGAATATAATGTTATAGGAAAGGGCTCTGGCTCCCGCACACAGATCTCCAAAGAGTCTTCCGTGGAACGCAGCCCTTACTATGACAAGGTTCGTGTTTATTTGTTTGAAGCTAGATTCAATGTGTTCTTGTTCTCGCATAAGTAAACAATGCACAGGGATAGACTTGTTTTTGAATATTTGAGCTGAAGTAAATGCTTGGGTCATTGCATATTGTAATTGGCAGTTTAGAATATGTATCTTAAAGGCATTGTCATCTGAATTTTCTGCACTCCCCTGATGGGAAGACTAAGTTACCGGTACATTGGCAATTTATCTAAACAGGGCGCTTCTATTTCATTTCCAGCCTTTCTCTAGCCTGTAGCAGTAGTGTTTAGTTTTGTATTGCTGCATTATTCTAACTTGTGTGTTCTGTTTCTGCCGTCCTTTCTTTTCCACCTTGGTGATGCTGGGCTTTCATCTCTCCACTTCCAAACCTGTTCCTGACGCTGCTGTATAATCGTTACCGCTGGCACTCTGGCTGGTGATGTGTGCAGCTGTCCTTGGCCATGTCTGGGCACGATGACATTGTAGCAGAAGAGCcccaaaatgtacattttgtatcTAATCACAATATGAAGCTTCCCCCTTCAAACAATGCACTACCTAATCAAACCCTTGGCTCTGTGGCAGGGCTGGGCATCCAAAACTTGAATTCTGTTAGACAGGTGAGTCTTGCTGTGTTAGCAATAGGGTTTCCAATTCTTAACAGCACATATCCATTACTAGAATGCTAAACTCTAGTTCTCAAGGGACATTTCAGTACATGTTTTTTACTTTAGTCTATAATCCTAAAATTGGCCGAACATAAATTAGCTGTGAGGTACAGCCTTGTGTACTCAATAATACTGATTTTACtataaaaatttaaaataaaaatgtatctggTTCAAAAGAAAAACTGAACTGGTACAACCCACTAGGAATAAAGGTTTTACTTCTtgcattgtatgttttttttgatCATTTCACAGTTTGACTTGAGAATTAGTTTTAGGGCTGGTATAGGAATTGTTCCAGGTAGCTAATTACATGGGACTCTAATTTGTCCGTTTACTTCGATGAGATAAGGAAGAGGGTCGTGCAAGGAAAAGTTATTGGTAGTATTGCTGTATTCACTTCTCTAGTTTTAATTGCTTGCCCTTCACTCCATGGTATTCTTACTTGGTGATTTAAGTGTAGGTAGCAAGTGACCTTTATCTTTCTTTTTCACCAACTCTAGAATGGCAATCCCAATATGTTCAGTGGCAGTAATGCAGCAGCACAAGCCAGGGGCATGCAGCAGCCTCCAGCACAACCTCTTAACTCATCTCAGCCTAATCTCCGTGCTCAAGTGCCTCCTCCATTGCTATCCCCTCAGGTAGAGACCGGGGTCCATTGTGCTACTTTGTGCTGCTCCATGTTGCAAAGGGCTAGTTTACAGAAAACATATCATCTTGTTTTAAAGACAAAAGTGCATGATACTTCCTGTTTACACAATTGCATACAGCATTTCTCCTCCTTACCAATGCACTATGCAGATTTGCATTGTTGTGCATTTTAATGGTGTACCACAATGTTTTGTCCTTAATCTGCAGACCAGCAAGAACAAAGAGGTTACAGGTTAATAAGGATGTATTATGTCTCTTAAATTTAAGTGAATACATCTAAACGTCTTCAGTTATTTTTTGTTCTCCTCAGGTTCCAGCGTCATTATTGAAGTATCCACCAAACAACGGGGGCCTGAGTCCACTCTTTGGCCCTCAGCAGGTAGCCATGCTGAACCAACTTTCCCAGCTATCGCAACTCTCTCAGATCTCTCAGCTGCAGGTAAGAAagcttctcttttttttaaaaaaaaagaaacacattatattCACATTCAAATGAATAGGAGTTTTGGCATTGTTGATTTTGTTTCTTACCTCCAATTTATCTGGTAAAGATAAACTGAGGTGgttgtgtgctgtgtgtggcaATGTCTGGACCAGATTCGTTATTAAAATCACACTGCTGGTTTGTGATGTGATCCAAGCTTGTGGGCTGTATTGTGCCATTGCACCCTCATCTCGCATCTCCGATATTTCAGCGACTCCTGATGCAGCAACAGAAAGTTCAGAATCAGAGAAGCATGCCATCTGGTGGGCGTCTGCAGCAAGACCAGCAAGTAAGTTTATCATCAGTATTGATACTGTGTTTCATTTTGCATAAAACAAGTGTCAGGTTTAGGGGTTATCCTTTTGTTGTGTCTTCtgcacttattttttaaatatcttaatCTACAACAACGTAAATGAATAAACATTAAGTTACAAACACTGTCCATCCGTCTCAGTTAGCACATTTTAGGATTGTGACCACAACAATCATAGGAACAGTGAATCTCTATCTGTGCCTAGCATTAACCATTATTTAATTCAGATGTTGCTAGTCAGTGTTGTAAATTATGACTCCCTTTTAACATGCACACCTTCCTCACAGGGTCGGCCACTCAGCATGCCCCAGCAGATGATGCAGCCTCCACGCCAGCTGGACCCCAACCTGATGAAACAGCAGGCTCACCCCCAGCAGCAACAACTCCATCAGCCTGCCATGAAGTCCTTCCTGGAAAACTTCATGCCCCACCATGAGCTGCAAAAAGAGCCGCCAACACTCAATTCATTCAGTAGCTTCCCTATAGGTGGGTTTCCCCAGCCTAACTTAGGGCAGTCTGATGCTATTTTGCACCAAGCTGTGAAGCACCCCATGATGTCTGGCCATGATCTTGCACCAGGCTGTTACCCTCCTGGTACACATCACAATCATAGCCATCTTAGTCCTCCACTCACTAATGGCCATCCAGGGCCAGTCTCGCCCATCCATCAACGGGCAGGGAGGAAGTATGCCAGCCAAGAAAGTACTGTATCAGCAAGAGGTGAATAAGTATGATTTTACTCAAATTTGCAGGGTCAAATGTATTTCTCTTTTCAACCAGGTATTCATTTTCATCAGTATTTGGTTATATAACCTGTATAACAAGGGTGTGCAATTCCAAAACTTGAGGGCCTCCTGGTGGATTCGGAGGACTGGATTTGTGCACCACTGATGTAAAACCTAAAGGATTACGTTATACTTCCTGTAATGAACATGTTTCAAATAAAGAGTACACTGTACACTACATGAATTGCAAAAAAAGTATTGGTATGTGGTATAGGGCTGGATCAAAATTTGCATTGTGCATGCTGGAGAGGAAAAGACATATCAGAAGGGAGCAAAGGAATGGGCTTTTCCACAGATGTCCAGCTCTGTAATAAGATCCTGGCTCTTGgcctttttctattttaaaatttGCTTCATGAAGAAGGGTAATGTGCGAAGAGCAGGCATGTCTCGTGGGACGGAATGTTCTGGTCAAAAAGCTTTCTGCTCGATATATAGTTACACGATTGCAGATTACAtttgtaccttttttttgtttgtttattttccaggCTTGAATTCAAACTTGAATGTAAACAACCTTGATATGGGCAGTATTAATTATAAAGAGCCACAGTCCCGACTGAAGAAATGGACTTTGGATAACATTTCTGTGAATGCATCATTAGATCAAAACTCCAGCAAACCTGGTAAGTGTGTTGATAATGAGCAGCTCGttgaattaaccctttgcagtcctatgtcggaccaggtcttgcgttacaatttttcctttccggtccgatgttggaccctgtccgacatcatcaaaaagacgtaaaacacaggtctctagtcgttttttctccggaaaaaacgGAGAAAAGcattcaatggcagagtgagactgataggagccgagggACGCTGAAAAAAAAAGGGGGCCGgttctgagcaatacacatagccctggcaccacacAGATAATACAGACATAAAcaaagatagctgcttctgcgtccagtgctcaaagaatatcacggatatttgcagagctttttgagatgttatagtaataaaataatgacttggattgcattattgaggagtttggtgataaaacgagtgatcaggagatgattaatcggtatgcacgactatgaagaggtatgtgaaaaatacagcgaacaaggagtgggcctggagatgcagtactgagtgtcctgttgatatgcagtgccttttaaacctgttttactgcgcatgtgaaaataaattggacctaatGCGCTGAGTAAGTGGGCCGTAAAGGGTTAATAGGCACTGTTTACCAAAGATCAAGAGAATATGTTCATGTCTACTTGCTACAACTATTTATGTAAATTCAATTTGATGGAAGTATTTAAAATAACACGTCAGGTTAGTGGTCAGAAAACCAACATTCTTAAGGAGATGCAAATAAATGCTACTCTACTGTATTTGTAAAATGGAGAGTATGGAGACAGGCTACCTAAGTTTTATATGGTTCTATTGCAGGTGCTATTTCAACCGGGCTTCGGCTTGAAGAGTCTCACTTTGGTCCATATGACTTTATGAACAACTCTCCTGCCAGCCCTCCTGGATCTGTTGGGGACGGCTGGCCCAGTCGTGCCAAATCGCCTAACGGCTCTAGCAATGTCAACTGGCCACCAGGTAAGACGTGGAAAATGGCCTTTTACTTCCCCCGGAGCTTGGTCCCTTTAGTAGTAATACTATAGATCCTGTTGCACAATCTTGTGGTTAAATGCTATTGGTCAATACCCAAGTACTGCTAGGATTTTGGAAGCCATAGCTGTAacccttttttgttttgtcttagaATTTCGCCCTGGTGAGCCATGGAAAGGATATCCAAACATTGACCCTGAAACTGACCCTTACGTCACTCCTGGCAGTGTGATAAATAATCTCTCTATTAATACTGTTCGGGACATTGATCACCTCAGGGACAGGAATAATGGTATGGGAACATTTTATATTCTCCCATTGAGAGGAAAGATACAGTGACGTCTTTCTATTTGCAAGATCTATCTGGGCAATATGACACGTGACCCAATGTTTAATATTATGGAtgtggtgtgtttttgtttgaaaacaCTAAAACTGGTTGAATTGCTTCATTGCAGGGTCAACCTCATCTCTGAACACCACGCTGCCTTCAACTAGTGCCTGGTCATCCATTCGTGCCTCCAACTACAGTGGTTC
The window above is part of the Acipenser ruthenus chromosome 22, fAciRut3.2 maternal haplotype, whole genome shotgun sequence genome. Proteins encoded here:
- the LOC117431292 gene encoding trinucleotide repeat-containing gene 6A protein-like isoform X3 — protein: MERTLNYVRENVNESVDTARKQVGEGIFCYKYHRDIHFPTVQEEIKQELEAKATKEAEEKNNRDIGQEKEEQLMEERKKRKDDKKKKEALKKATEQKNKVPESIKSSSSQPQPANPNNGTSAVTSNISNAKRAAAASSQQQASPRYPPREVPPRFRHHEQKQLLKRGQQLPVLAANLGARAQVLNSRGTVTTLPASDRPLQNGNKDNHTDLNHGVSHYENSQWGPGSSGSDSNTNWDKVVVVDGCDKEAWPSITDCDPELASECIDTDSASNSGSEKNLSIMASGNAVGDNDGNRNGNGRSSQNHFMVENGSNNVSNGSINGPWGLSHGSMLSTCQSSVEGPNGKLTESSHGKINAWGNLGSSTNGGINPSTLNPNANHGAWPVLENNGHKPQGPVGSGNNGTNIQRSTIGQMPNNQSINSNMGGPIHGSWGSLQENAESEVNGTRKVSLSGQPQNLNTETNGPNNTTNMMTSSLPNSTGSMQMNELPNITGPRAWRMSTVNPSQLQASSVSNGTSISQYSNDEGIKGGSYDTTWGAPGTNYSGDKCPVPKGQSVGDTVNATLMQSTMNGSAAGAAAFKNSNGVDGRGGTWESGAVNSHNVAWGTGNSVGSGGVQRAWGSASSNTGTNLSNGEWNNLPNSQHSSDGMNGNGNRKGTNGWKSLEDDALCGQNSVISQVNEQNSVWGKSTATNAESEGSTESTGSQNEKMRGDEQRGRDRRKADPQGLIQNTSNRPDLDPCVLSNTGWGQTVIRQHTAWDIEASMEIEKKTDIGTEAWGGCVSQTSNSGGWGDGPSPNCNDTSSVSGWANQKPATGWGDTKGSNSQGGWDENSASTGVVKSNQSWGSSKEDKSSAWNDAQKVKQGWMEGQKSKQGWGVSSRGEEWGEAPRANQWGEPQKSGSGGWDSDSDRSVSGWSEPGRSGSGTNTWGGGGGGGGGSNNPNPSSASGWGEQSKTNNQPQGWGEPSKTNNQSQGWGEQSKTNQPQGWGEPSKTNQPQGWGEPSKTNNPPQSWGEPSKTNNPPQGWGEQSKTNNQSQGWGGQSKANQPQGWGEQSKANQPQGWGEPSNTNNPPQGWGEQSKTNNQSQGWGGQSKTNNQSQGWGEPSKPSNSPDWNKPQDVSGGSLSWGGALSSSSSATSKPAGWINGPVPASPKEEEPTGWEEPSPESIRRKMEIDDGTSAWGDPNKYKYKNVNMWNKNVANGSSGSEQEAQVQQQYLPQPPPSAMPNKENSGGPGWGEPYGVQPKSESSWGEPSVPPTTVDNGTSAWGKPMDTGNSWGEPGNETTGWSNTPVGQQPQNKPGPKPMQDGWCGDEMSMPGTRHPSWEEEEDVEIGMWNSNPSQEMNQPSNWPPYMKKMPPKGIIKGGNKQDDAWMNQFVKQFSNIGFSRDSSEEALKSNKMDMSGGMLQDKRMDMDKHGLNAGEYNVIGKGSGSRTQISKESSVERSPYYDKLSLAMSGHDDIVAEEPQNVHFVSNHNMKLPPSNNALPNQTLGSVAGLGIQNLNSVRQNGNPNMFSGSNAAAQARGMQQPPAQPLNSSQPNLRAQVPPPLLSPQVPASLLKYPPNNGGLSPLFGPQQVAMLNQLSQLSQLSQISQLQRLLMQQQKVQNQRSMPSGGRLQQDQQGRPLSMPQQMMQPPRQLDPNLMKQQAHPQQQQLHQPAMKSFLENFMPHHELQKEPPTLNSFSSFPIGGFPQPNLGQSDAILHQAVKHPMMSGHDLAPGCYPPGTHHNHSHLSPPLTNGHPGPVSPIHQRAGRKYASQESTVSARGLNSNLNVNNLDMGSINYKEPQSRLKKWTLDNISVNASLDQNSSKPGAISTGLRLEESHFGPYDFMNNSPASPPGSVGDGWPSRAKSPNGSSNVNWPPEFRPGEPWKGYPNIDPETDPYVTPGSVINNLSINTVRDIDHLRDRNNGSTSSLNTTLPSTSAWSSIRASNYSGSLSSTAQSTSARNSDSKSTWPPGPITNTSLAHELWKVPLPSKNITAPSRPPPGLTGQKPPSSWDNNSLRLGGGWGNSDLRYTPGSSWSDNSSGRTTNWLVLKNLTPQIDGSTLRTLCMQHGPLITFHLNLPHGNALVRYSSKEEAAKAQKSLHMCVLGNTTILAEFASEEEISRFFAQGQSMTPSPGWQALGSSHNRMGSVDGSHSFSNRNDLNHWNGAGLSGTGSGDLHGTSLWGTPKYSTSLWGTPGSNDTRGINSPSPINAFLPVDHLAGGGESM
- the LOC117431292 gene encoding trinucleotide repeat-containing gene 6A protein-like isoform X6; this encodes MERTLNYVRENVNESVDTARKQVGEGIFCYKYHRDIHFPTVQEEIKQELEAKATKEAEEKNNRDIGQEKEEQLMEERKKRKDDKKKKEALKKATEQKNKVPESIKSSSSQPQPANPNNGTSAVTSNISNAKRAAAASSQQQASPRYPPREVPPRFRHHEQKQLLKRGQQLPVLAANLGARAQVLNSRGTVTTLPASDRPLQNGNKDNHTDLNHGVSHYENSQWGPGSSGSDSNTNWDKVVVVDGCDKEAWPSITDCDPELASECIDTDSASNSGSEKNLSIMASGNAVGDNDGNRNGNGRSSQNHFMVENGSNNVSNGSINGPWGLSHGSMLSTCQSSVEGPNGKLTESSHGKINAWGNLGSSTNGGINPSTLNPNANHGAWPVLENNGHKPQGPVGSGNNGTNIQRSTIGQMPNNQSINSNMGGPIHGSWGSLQENAESEVNGTRKVSLSGQPQNLNTETNGPNNTTNMMTSSLPNSTGSMQMNELPNITGPRAWRMSTVNPSQLQASSVSNGTSISQYSNDEGIKGGSYDTTWGAPGTNYSGDKCPVPKGQSVGDTVNATLMQSTMNGSAAGAAAFKNSNGVDGRGGTWESGAVNSHNVAWGTGNSVGSGGVQRAWGSASSNTGTNLSNGEWNNLPNSQHSSDGMNGNGNRKGTNGWKSLEDDALCGQNSVISQVNEQNSVWGKSTATNAESEGSTESTGSQNEKMRGDEQRGRDRRKADPQGLIQNTSNRPDLDPCVLSNTGWGQTVIRQHTAWDIEASMEIEKKTDIGTEAWGGCVSQTSNSGGWGDGPSPNCNDTSSVSGWANQKPATGWGDTKGSNSQGGWDENSASTGVVKSNQSWGSSKEDKSSAWNDAQKVKQGWMEGQKSKQGWGVSSRGEEWGEAPRANQWGEPQKSGSGGWDSDSDRSVSGWSEPGRSGSGTNTWGGGGGGGGGSNNPNPSSASGWGEQSKTNNQPQGWGEPSKTNNQSQGWGEQSKTNQPQGWGEPSKTNQPQGWGEPSKTNNPPQSWGEPSKTNNPPQGWGEQSKTNNQSQGWGGQSKANQPQGWGEQSKANQPQGWGEPSNTNNPPQGWGEQSKTNNQSQGWGGQSKTNNQSQGWGEPSKPSNSPDWNKPQDVSGGSLSWGGALSSSSSATSKPAGWINGPVPASPKEEEPTGWEEPSPESIRRKMEIDDGTSAWGDPNKYKYKNVNMWNKNVANGSSGSEQEAQVQQQYLPQPPPSAMPNKENSGGPGWGEPYGVQPKSESSWGEPSVPPTTVDNGTSAWGKPMDTGNSWGEPGNETTGWSNTPVGQQPQNKPGPKPMQDGWCGDEMSMPGTRHPSWEEEEDVEIGMWNSNPSQEMNQPSNWPPYMKKMPPKGIIKGGNKQDDAWMNQFVKQFSNIGFSRDSSEEALKSNKMDMSGGMLQDKRMDMDKHGLNAGEYNVIGKGSGSRTQISKESSVERSPYYDKLSLAMSGHDDIVAEEPQNVHFVSNHNMKLPPSNNALPNQTLGSVAGLGIQNLNSVRQNGNPNMFSGSNAAAQARGMQQPPAQPLNSSQPNLRAQVPPPLLSPQVPASLLKYPPNNGGLSPLFGPQQVAMLNQLSQLSQLSQISQLQRLLMQQQKVQNQRSMPSGGRLQQDQQGRPLSMPQQMMQPPRQLDPNLMKQQAHPQQQQLHQPAMKSFLENFMPHHELQKEPPTLNSFSSFPIGLNSNLNVNNLDMGSINYKEPQSRLKKWTLDNISVNASLDQNSSKPGAISTGLRLEESHFGPYDFMNNSPASPPGSVGDGWPSRAKSPNGSSNVNWPPEFRPGEPWKGYPNIDPETDPYVTPGSVINNLSINTVRDIDHLRDRNNGSTSSLNTTLPSTSAWSSIRASNYSGSLSSTAQSTSARNSDSKSTWPPGPITNTSLAHELWKVPLPSKNITAPSRPPPGLTGQKPPSSWDNNSLRLGGGWGNSDLRYTPGSSWSDNSSGRTTNWLVLKNLTPQIDGSTLRTLCMQHGPLITFHLNLPHGNALVRYSSKEEAAKAQKSLHMCVLGNTTILAEFASEEEISRFFAQGQSMTPSPGWQALGSSHNRMGSVDGSHSFSNRNDLNHWNGAGLSGTGSGDLHGTSLWGTPKYSTSLWGTPGSNDTRGINSPSPINAFLPVDHLAGGGESM